GAGCGCCAGGTAGTCGCTGGCGGCGTCGGCCTGACTCAAATAGGTCGAGTCCACCTGGGAGGCGGTCAGATAACCCGAGGCGTCGGTGCCGCCGAGCGAGGCCGCGTCGAGGTTGGAGGTGTCCACGCTAAACGTGTTGCCGTTGAGCGCCAGATGCGCGCCGGCCTGGTAGCTGACCGGGGCGGTGCAGGTCCAGGCGCTGCCATCAAAGAGGATCGTCTGCGAGGGGCTGCAGCTCAAATCACCAAGCGTCTGGCCCAGGGCGTCACGCACCTGAGTCATGGTCAGTCCGCCGCTCAAATCACCGCACTCCCAGCCCGTGCTCGACGCCACGGCCACCTGCCCCGGCGCACAGCTCACGGCGGCGGCGGTCTGGTCAAAGACGTCTTCGGAGAGGGATTCGCGGGTGATGGAGCCGGCCAGGACCTGGTCGGCCACCGCGGCGCGCGCCGCCACCGCGCTGTTCAGCGCAAAAGGCACCGAGTGCAGCTTAAAGCGCGGGCTGAGTTCCTCGCCGCCATCGATCGCCACGGCGATGTAGGCTTCGCCATCGGCGAAGATCGCCGCGTCGAGCGGGCTTCCCTGGTCGCCCAGCGCCACCGAGTAGAAGCCCGAGTCGTCGAGCTGCACCTCGACCTGATCTTGCCAGAGCACCTCACCGCCGCTCTCGGCGCTGTAGATGGTGAACTGCATGTCGATCAGGCCGATCATCGGCGCGCCATCATCCGTGAGCAGGCGCCCCTGCTGCATCAGCGTGGTGGGCGCCTGGGCGAAGGCGGGCGTGGCGAGCAGAGTGGTGGCGCCCATGGCAAGCGCCAGGCAAAAGAGCCGCAGGGAGGTTTTTAGAGGGGGTCGTTTCATCACGCTCTCCATCGTTGCCCCGGACTGGCGCAGCCCCGACACGATGACGGAGCTGTGCGACCCGCAGGACCACCGGAGGTCGCGAGTCATGGATGGGGCCGGTTGTATAAAGTTGCAAAGAGAGGATGAGCGCGGTGGGGCGTGTGTGTCAATCGTGGTGCCCGCAGGAGGCCCGAAAGCTCGGATGGCATGGGTGCCTGGTAAGAGCGCACTTCAACGCGGGCAGGGTCTAGCGTGTGCTGGATGTAGAGAGCCCGCCTGCGACACGATGCCCTCTTGTCTCGGTTCAACCCGACGACGATCGTGGAGGTCGTAACATCCACGCGTGCTCGGTGTCTGGCGGGGCGCGCCGCGTGTTTCCCCGCAGGCCAGATCAACCTTTCGGAGCTGCTGATGCGAACACCTCGCTGCGCCCCCGTGCTTGTCACTCTCACCGCCCTCGCCACGTTGAGCGCGGCCTGTTCTCCGGCCTTTTTTCTCAAGCCGACCGAGCCCTACGACGCTGAAGCGCTGGCCGAGGCGCCCGACTACGCCGAGCCCGACGCCTGGGTCGCCTTGCCGGGGCAGGATACCAACGCCAGCCTCTCGCCACCCGGCGCGGCCGAGCGCGCGGCGGAGGCGCCGGCGGACGTCTTCTTCATCTACCCGACCGTCTGGTTTGACCGGAAGCGCTGGAACGACCCGCTGGACGCCGCAAAGTCCCACGAGATGCTCAACGAGCTGATCCTCGCCGGGCAGGCCAGCGTCTTTAACGCGTGCTGCCGGGTCTTCGTGCCCCGCTACCGGCAGACGACGATCGGCGCCTACTTCAACGAGCCCGGGGAGTCCCGGCCCAGCTTCAACGTCGCCTACGAAGATATCGCGCGCGCCTTTGAGGTGTTCATTGAAGAGCATAATCAGGGGCGCCCTTTCATCGTGGCGGGTCACAGTCAGGGGAGCATGCACGCCATGCGCCTGCTGGAGACCATCGACGCCGACCCGGAGCTTCACGAGCGGATGATTGCGGCGTACATCCCGGGCTTCGCGCTGCCGCTCTCGCGCTATGAGAGCACCTATGAGCATCTTGAGCCCTGTCGCAGCCCCGAGCAGACCGGCTGCGTGCTCTCCTGGGACACCTACCGCGACGACCATGCGGGCGACGGCGCACAAGACTTGCTGCACTGGCGGGGCGATGAGCTGGTGCGCATCCCCGTCGACGAGCCGCGCCAGTGCACCAACCCGGTGAGCTGGCGCATGGATGAGCAGCCCTCCGCGCGCGCCGCTCACCTCGGTGCGGTGCAGCTGAACAATGAGGGGGAATCGCCCTCCTTTATCCGAATTCTGCGCTCGAAAGACCCCATGGGGATGAACGTGACCGGGCTAAAAGCGCCGCAGCCCGCGCTTTTGTCGGCCCGCTGCCAGGGCGGAGTGCTCTTTGTGCCGGACCTCGATGATCTGGAGTACGAGCTCTCGGAGACGACCTCGGGCAACTACCACCTGGGCGATATTGAACTCTTTTATATGGATATTCGTGCCAACGCGGGGGCGCGCACGCAGGCGTGGTTGAGCCAGCGTGCCTCGGTGTCGGAGCTTGAGAAGAGCGAGGAGACGATGGCGTCCGAAGAGGTTGTCGAGCCGCAGGTAGAGTGAGGAGAGCCAAAAAATGAGTACGCCGGGGCGGCGCTCGCCATGGCTCCGGCGCCTCATGAGCTCGGGCCAGGAGGTATGAGGCCGTGGTGTTTCGGAGGGTGCAGGTCCGGTGCGCTGGCGCCGCGCTCAGGCCGTCTCGGCCTGCGCGATCCGCTGCGGCAGACTCACCATAAAGGTCGTGCCCTCCCCCGGGGAGCTGTGCACGTCGATGGTGCCGCCCATCAGGTCGCAGAAGCGGCGTACGATCGTCAGGCCCAGCCCCGTGCCCCCGTGGCGGGAGATGGAGTGCTGGCCGGCCTGGTAGAAGGCCTCAAAGACGCGCGCCAGCGCCGCCTCGTCCATGCCGATGCCGGTGTCGCGGATCGCAAACTCCAGACGCCCCGCCTTCTCGTCCACCGCGACATCAAAAAACACATCGCCGCCTTCGGTGAACTTGGCCGCGTTGCTCAAAAGGTTGAGCAGAAGCTGGTGCAGGCGCAGCTCATCGTTAAAGAGGGTGAGCTCGGGGATGGGGCCGATGTGCAGGGTGTTGGCGTTGTCGTTGAGGAGCGGGGCGACCGCCCGCTCCAGCTCGCCGACCAACGCCGGTAATTTAAACTCGCCGGGGGCCAGGGTGACGTGGCCAGCCTCGATCTTGGAGATGTCGAGGATGTCACTCACCAGGCGCAGCAGGTGTTTGCCGGCGAGTTGAATGCGGGTGATGTCTTCGACGAGCTCCGGCTCCTCCTCGGCGCTGCGCTCCTCCAGGATCATCTCGCTGTAGCCAATGATGGCGTTGAGCGGGGTGCGCAGCTCGTGGCTCATGCTGGCCAGAAAGACGCTCTTGGCGCGGTTGGCGCTCATGGCCTCTTCGCTGGCGAGTTTGAGTTCGACGTTGAGCAGCTTGAGCTCTTCGCCGGCGATAACGCTCGCGGTGACGTCGCGGATGAGCAGGACCTGGTGGTCGGTGTGCTCGCTGAGCTCGGGGGCCTCCCCGGTGTTGGTGATCTCGAAGATCTGGCGGTGGCCCTCCGGAGTGCGCAGGTCGGCCAGGGCAGTCTTCAGGGTGCGGCCGGCCACGCGATGGTCCGGGGCGCTCTGCCAGTCGCAGGCCGCCCAGGCCTCGCGCCAGAAGCGGGCGATGGAGCCCCAGGGCTCGGCCATGGCGTAGAGGGTGGGGCTGGCACTTATCAATGAGGCGTCGGCGGAGATGATCGCAAGGCCAAGCTGCACCGCGCTTGTGGCGTGCTCCAGAAGCGAGGCGCTCTTCTCGGAGGCGCGGGCCACTTCGACCTCCAGGCTGGAGGTGCGCGCGGCTTCGAGCAGCATCGAGAGCGAGTTGGTCAGGCTCTGCAGGGTGCGGATGT
The nucleotide sequence above comes from Lujinxingia vulgaris. Encoded proteins:
- a CDS encoding DUF3089 domain-containing protein; the encoded protein is MRTPRCAPVLVTLTALATLSAACSPAFFLKPTEPYDAEALAEAPDYAEPDAWVALPGQDTNASLSPPGAAERAAEAPADVFFIYPTVWFDRKRWNDPLDAAKSHEMLNELILAGQASVFNACCRVFVPRYRQTTIGAYFNEPGESRPSFNVAYEDIARAFEVFIEEHNQGRPFIVAGHSQGSMHAMRLLETIDADPELHERMIAAYIPGFALPLSRYESTYEHLEPCRSPEQTGCVLSWDTYRDDHAGDGAQDLLHWRGDELVRIPVDEPRQCTNPVSWRMDEQPSARAAHLGAVQLNNEGESPSFIRILRSKDPMGMNVTGLKAPQPALLSARCQGGVLFVPDLDDLEYELSETTSGNYHLGDIELFYMDIRANAGARTQAWLSQRASVSELEKSEETMASEEVVEPQVE